In Myxocyprinus asiaticus isolate MX2 ecotype Aquarium Trade chromosome 8, UBuf_Myxa_2, whole genome shotgun sequence, a single genomic region encodes these proteins:
- the LOC127444581 gene encoding uncharacterized protein LOC127444581 isoform X2, giving the protein MSEALFLTFQSQLSVVMETILKSAMFEITRLVEDSFLEEVGRRKQEVELLRLRLQLSESKLREREWEPGRKCTDCGRTGDSSTREESRPVEIVRGLTLRDQSTNGPPLTEDAWSTRQQLESNIHTATHSLSKEKRDVHRQSAKEITAPHTNSNAQIPQDVLQRLLGNAAVHCESTSDFRPRVSDVDKSEKDFTLDKEMDLNYSRLLQSPLAEDRHEDLAPSSPNSRVKSETELDLQPVKEEEEMVPVWESDRDDGCHAEMADPSLGVLRGSSDQEEIQIVQRFAECPSTEQGTQHPINRQRTFSVVAREILTQFQVWQRACYSRNIEWGPITAKIISALPHLYGRETEVIVRCTKMLHNRRDYLRRRAKEAAVERNLLPMSQRYLEQLQNVNL; this is encoded by the exons ATGTCAGAAGCCCTTTTCCTCACATTCCAGTCTCAGCTCTCCGTTGTCATGGAGACCATCCTCAAATCAGCCATGTTTGAGATAACCAGGCTGGTGGAGGACAGCTTCCTAGAGGAAGTTGGTCGTCGTAAACAGGAGGTGGAACTCTTGAGACTAAGGCTGCAGTTGTCTGAGAGTAAACTGAGGGAAAGAGAATGGGAACCGGGTAGAAAGTGCACAGACTGTGGCCGAACAGGAGATTCCAGCACCAGAGAAGAGAGCCGACCTGTAGAGATAGTTCGAG GCCTAACCCTGAGAGATCAGTCTACCAATGGACCTCCATTGACTGAAGACGCATGGAGCACTAGACAGCAACTGGAATCTAACATACACACAGCAACACACTCACTTTCTAAAGAGAAGCGTGATGTACACAGACAGAGTGCTAAAGAGATCACCGCACCTCACACAAACTCCAATGCACAGATTCCTCAGGATGTTCTGCAGCGACTTCTGGGCAATGCAGCTGTTCATTGTGAGTCCACTAGTGATTTTAGACCCAGAGTGAGTGATGTAGACAAATCTGAAAAGGACTTCACTCTTGATAAGGAAATGGACTTAAATTACTCAAGACTTTTACAAAGTCCTTTGGCTGAGGATAGGCATGAGGATTTGGCACCATCTTCACCAAACAGTAGGGTAAAATCAGAGACAGAGCTGGATCTTCAACCGGTCAAGGAGGAGGAAGAGATGGTTCCGGTGTGGGAAAGCGATAGAGATGACGGTTGCCATGCAGAAATGGCTGATCCGAGTCTCGGAGTGCTCAGAGGGTCTAGTGATCAGGAGGAGATACAG ATTGTCCAAAGGTTTGCTGAATGTCCCTCCACAGAACAAGGAACACAGCACCCCATAAACAGGCAGAGGACATTCAGT GTAGTGGCCAGGGAGATCCTGACCCAGTTTCAGGTTTGGCAGAGGGCATGCTATAGCAGGAACATTGAGTGGGGCCCAATTACAGCAAAG ATCATTTCTGCACTGCCACATTTGTATGGAAGGGAGACAGAGGTGATCGTTCGATGTACTAAGATGCTACACAATCGCAGGGATTACCTTCGAAGGAGAGCAAAG GAAGCTGCTGTGGAAAGGAATCTGTTACCTATGAGCCAGAGATATCTTGAACaacttcaaaatgtaaacttGTGA
- the LOC127444581 gene encoding zinc finger protein 16-like isoform X1, translating into MSEALFLTFQSQLSVVMETILKSAMFEITRLVEDSFLEEVGRRKQEVELLRLRLQLSESKLREREWEPGRKCTDCGRTGDSSTREESRPVEIVRGLTLRDQSTNGPPLTEDAWSTRQQLESNIHTATHSLSKEKRDVHRQSAKEITAPHTNSNAQIPQDVLQRLLGNAAVHCESTSDFRPRVSDVDKSEKDFTLDKEMDLNYSRLLQSPLAEDRHEDLAPSSPNSRVKSETELDLQPVKEEEEMVPVWESDRDDGCHAEMADPSLGVLRGSSDQEEIQVESFPSLNSLEMPDAASFFTPYSVNTLVHQGIRAQHIHLSTTELVLSSLPGRSNSLVQQENRPTHGSESSVPCSHDDVCPSGKKISHSQHAKREQIHAERSHRCTQCGRTFVRACDLRAHMLIHKGKKPLNCTQCDQTFAYNFELKVHQQHHSGERPHVCPHCGKAFARLSNFKQHQNIHTREKLFSCNQCGMRFNRATNLRVHLRRHSHAGKTYNCPQCGKSFLGPRQMKAHLLKIHGRGGK; encoded by the exons ATGTCAGAAGCCCTTTTCCTCACATTCCAGTCTCAGCTCTCCGTTGTCATGGAGACCATCCTCAAATCAGCCATGTTTGAGATAACCAGGCTGGTGGAGGACAGCTTCCTAGAGGAAGTTGGTCGTCGTAAACAGGAGGTGGAACTCTTGAGACTAAGGCTGCAGTTGTCTGAGAGTAAACTGAGGGAAAGAGAATGGGAACCGGGTAGAAAGTGCACAGACTGTGGCCGAACAGGAGATTCCAGCACCAGAGAAGAGAGCCGACCTGTAGAGATAGTTCGAG GCCTAACCCTGAGAGATCAGTCTACCAATGGACCTCCATTGACTGAAGACGCATGGAGCACTAGACAGCAACTGGAATCTAACATACACACAGCAACACACTCACTTTCTAAAGAGAAGCGTGATGTACACAGACAGAGTGCTAAAGAGATCACCGCACCTCACACAAACTCCAATGCACAGATTCCTCAGGATGTTCTGCAGCGACTTCTGGGCAATGCAGCTGTTCATTGTGAGTCCACTAGTGATTTTAGACCCAGAGTGAGTGATGTAGACAAATCTGAAAAGGACTTCACTCTTGATAAGGAAATGGACTTAAATTACTCAAGACTTTTACAAAGTCCTTTGGCTGAGGATAGGCATGAGGATTTGGCACCATCTTCACCAAACAGTAGGGTAAAATCAGAGACAGAGCTGGATCTTCAACCGGTCAAGGAGGAGGAAGAGATGGTTCCGGTGTGGGAAAGCGATAGAGATGACGGTTGCCATGCAGAAATGGCTGATCCGAGTCTCGGAGTGCTCAGAGGGTCTAGTGATCAGGAGGAGATACAGGTAGAAAGCTTTCCAAGTCTAAACTCTCTCGAAATGCCAGACGCCGCCTCATTTTTCACACCTTATTCAGTGAACACATTGGTACATCAAGGTATTAGGGCACAACATATTCATTTAAGCACAACAGAGCTGGTGCTATCCAGCTTACCAGGGAGGTCAAATTCACTTGTCCAACAAGAAAACAGACCAACTCATGGTTCAGAAAGTTCTGTCCCCTGTTCTCATGATGATGTTTGTCCAAGCGGGAAAAAAATCAGCCACTCACAACACGCAAAGCGTGAACAAATCCATGCAGAAAGATCCCACCGTTGCACCCAGTGTGGGAGAACTTTTGTGAGAGCGTGTGACCTCAGGGCTCATATGCTGATCCACAAAGGAAAGAAACCTCTAAATTGTACCCAGTGCGATCAGACGTTTGCGTACAACTTTGAGCTCAAGGTTCACCAGCAACACCACTCAGGGGAGAGACCACACGTCTGTCCACACTGCGGCAAGGCCTTTGCTCGGCTGAGCAACTTCAAGCAGCATCAGAACATCCACACGCGGGAGAAGCTCTTCAGTTGTAATCAATGCGGGATGAGGTTCAATCGAGCCACCAACTTGCGAGTCCATCTCAGAAGACACAGCCACGCGGGGAAGACTTATAATTGCCCTCAATGTGGAAAGAGCTTTTTGGGTCCCAGGCAAATGAAGGCTCATTTACTGAAAATCCATGGAAGAGGAGGGAAATAA
- the LOC127444581 gene encoding uncharacterized protein LOC127444581 isoform X3, whose amino-acid sequence MSEALFLTFQSQLSVVMETILKSAMFEITRLVEDSFLEEVGRRKQEVELLRLRLQLSESKLREREWEPGRKCTDCGRTGDSSTREESRPVEIVRGLTLRDQSTNGPPLTEDAWSTRQQLESNIHTATHSLSKEKRDVHRQSAKEITAPHTNSNAQIPQDVLQRLLGNAAVHCESTSDFRPRVSDVDKSEKDFTLDKEMDLNYSRLLQSPLAEDRHEDLAPSSPNSRVKSETELDLQPVKEEEEMVPVWESDRDDGCHAEMADPSLGVLRGSSDQEEIQVVAREILTQFQVWQRACYSRNIEWGPITAKIISALPHLYGRETEVIVRCTKMLHNRRDYLRRRAKEAAVERNLLPMSQRYLEQLQNVNL is encoded by the exons ATGTCAGAAGCCCTTTTCCTCACATTCCAGTCTCAGCTCTCCGTTGTCATGGAGACCATCCTCAAATCAGCCATGTTTGAGATAACCAGGCTGGTGGAGGACAGCTTCCTAGAGGAAGTTGGTCGTCGTAAACAGGAGGTGGAACTCTTGAGACTAAGGCTGCAGTTGTCTGAGAGTAAACTGAGGGAAAGAGAATGGGAACCGGGTAGAAAGTGCACAGACTGTGGCCGAACAGGAGATTCCAGCACCAGAGAAGAGAGCCGACCTGTAGAGATAGTTCGAG GCCTAACCCTGAGAGATCAGTCTACCAATGGACCTCCATTGACTGAAGACGCATGGAGCACTAGACAGCAACTGGAATCTAACATACACACAGCAACACACTCACTTTCTAAAGAGAAGCGTGATGTACACAGACAGAGTGCTAAAGAGATCACCGCACCTCACACAAACTCCAATGCACAGATTCCTCAGGATGTTCTGCAGCGACTTCTGGGCAATGCAGCTGTTCATTGTGAGTCCACTAGTGATTTTAGACCCAGAGTGAGTGATGTAGACAAATCTGAAAAGGACTTCACTCTTGATAAGGAAATGGACTTAAATTACTCAAGACTTTTACAAAGTCCTTTGGCTGAGGATAGGCATGAGGATTTGGCACCATCTTCACCAAACAGTAGGGTAAAATCAGAGACAGAGCTGGATCTTCAACCGGTCAAGGAGGAGGAAGAGATGGTTCCGGTGTGGGAAAGCGATAGAGATGACGGTTGCCATGCAGAAATGGCTGATCCGAGTCTCGGAGTGCTCAGAGGGTCTAGTGATCAGGAGGAGATACAG GTAGTGGCCAGGGAGATCCTGACCCAGTTTCAGGTTTGGCAGAGGGCATGCTATAGCAGGAACATTGAGTGGGGCCCAATTACAGCAAAG ATCATTTCTGCACTGCCACATTTGTATGGAAGGGAGACAGAGGTGATCGTTCGATGTACTAAGATGCTACACAATCGCAGGGATTACCTTCGAAGGAGAGCAAAG GAAGCTGCTGTGGAAAGGAATCTGTTACCTATGAGCCAGAGATATCTTGAACaacttcaaaatgtaaacttGTGA